One genomic region from Sulfuriflexus mobilis encodes:
- the mtnA gene encoding S-methyl-5-thioribose-1-phosphate isomerase: MMTSSDNTQAILWEGDHLRLLDQRLLPQRVVYLDITDVKTAADAITDMVVRGAPAIGITAAYAIVLAAGQRYREDAANWRSLIESDLQYLAASRPTAINLFWAIGRMRERMASLSANPVNVLLDEAIAIHEEDIAANKKMGELGAALINANAGVLTHCNAGALATGGYGTALGVIRSASAAGKLRQVYADETRPWLQGARLTAWELLQDHIPVTLIVEGAAAALMQTGAVQWFIVGSDRIAANGDVANKIGTYAGAILAKHHGLKVMVVAPTSTIDMNVASGADIPIEARDGAEILSLNKQVVAAEGSGAWNPVFDVTPAALIDAIVTEKGVVERPDAAKMAALMAS; this comes from the coding sequence ATGATGACATCGAGTGATAATACACAAGCGATCCTTTGGGAAGGCGATCATCTGCGCCTGCTGGACCAACGGCTGTTACCGCAGCGAGTCGTCTACCTCGATATCACCGATGTCAAAACGGCCGCTGATGCGATCACGGATATGGTTGTGCGTGGCGCACCGGCGATTGGTATCACCGCCGCCTATGCGATTGTGCTGGCGGCAGGGCAACGCTATCGTGAAGACGCGGCAAACTGGAGATCTCTAATCGAGTCTGATTTGCAATATCTTGCCGCCTCACGACCGACGGCAATTAATTTATTCTGGGCCATTGGACGTATGCGTGAGCGTATGGCGAGTCTTTCCGCTAACCCGGTCAACGTGTTACTGGATGAGGCGATTGCGATTCACGAGGAGGACATCGCCGCGAATAAAAAAATGGGTGAGCTGGGTGCGGCCCTGATCAATGCCAACGCCGGTGTGTTAACACATTGTAATGCCGGTGCGCTGGCGACCGGTGGCTATGGCACCGCGTTAGGGGTGATCCGTAGCGCCAGTGCGGCGGGCAAGCTCAGGCAGGTCTATGCCGATGAGACCCGGCCCTGGCTGCAGGGCGCGCGCCTGACCGCCTGGGAATTGCTGCAGGACCACATCCCGGTGACGCTGATCGTCGAAGGCGCAGCCGCGGCGCTGATGCAGACGGGTGCCGTACAGTGGTTTATTGTCGGTTCTGACCGTATTGCCGCCAATGGCGATGTCGCCAACAAGATCGGCACCTATGCCGGGGCCATCCTCGCCAAACACCACGGCCTCAAGGTCATGGTCGTGGCACCGACCTCGACTATCGATATGAACGTGGCGAGCGGCGCCGATATCCCCATTGAGGCCCGTGATGGCGCCGAGATCCTGTCCCTCAACAAGCAGGTGGTGGCCGCCGAGGGTAGCGGGGCCTGGAACCCGGTATTCGATGTCACCCCGGCCGCGCTGATTGACGCCATCGTCACCGAAAAGGGCGTGGTCGAGCGGCCCGATGCGGCGAAAATGGCCGCC
- the rlmD gene encoding 23S rRNA (uracil(1939)-C(5))-methyltransferase RlmD, with protein MARRRKKTLPITPVRAEIESLSHEGRGVAHLEGKAVFIDNALPGEEVMFIYTSQRKAFDQGRAVEIIKPSVDRVEPACPHFGVCGGCSLQHMSAEAQLAHKQSTLIDQFLHIGKLKVENILPPITAEQWGYRRKARLGVRFVVKKDKLLVGFRERSSGFLTDMSSCAVLHESVGQHIEDLQALVRSLDAYQSIAQIEVAVGDELTTLVFRNLIELAEGDQEKLIAFAKQFNVQVWLQPGNSSTAYPLWPKDSRLYYAMPEYNIELDFLPTDFTQVNYGINHQMVARAIELLELKPEHNVLDLFCGIGNFSLPLARKARKVVGIEGSEALVARAKENAERNGIMNVDYLAADLTTYVPSADEPSADEPIDRLLLDPSRSGAWEVVERMKKLKPQRIVYVSCNIATLARDAGELVAHQGYKLVSAGIMDMFPHTAHVESIAVFERVK; from the coding sequence ATGGCCCGCCGCAGAAAAAAGACACTTCCCATTACCCCGGTTCGCGCCGAGATTGAATCACTCTCACATGAGGGGCGTGGTGTTGCCCACCTTGAGGGCAAGGCCGTGTTTATCGATAACGCCTTGCCCGGTGAAGAGGTGATGTTTATCTATACCTCGCAGCGTAAGGCTTTTGATCAGGGCCGTGCCGTTGAAATCATCAAACCATCGGTCGATCGGGTTGAACCGGCCTGTCCGCACTTTGGCGTGTGTGGTGGCTGCAGCCTGCAGCACATGTCTGCCGAGGCGCAGCTTGCGCATAAACAATCCACTTTAATCGATCAGTTTCTGCATATCGGCAAGTTAAAAGTAGAAAATATCCTGCCGCCGATAACCGCCGAACAATGGGGTTACCGGCGCAAGGCGCGCCTCGGTGTGCGTTTCGTGGTCAAAAAAGACAAGTTACTGGTGGGTTTCCGTGAACGCAGCAGCGGTTTTCTGACGGATATGAGTTCCTGCGCGGTGCTGCATGAATCGGTCGGTCAGCATATCGAAGACCTGCAGGCCCTTGTTCGTAGTCTCGATGCCTATCAGTCCATTGCACAGATCGAGGTTGCGGTGGGGGATGAACTCACCACACTGGTGTTTCGTAACCTTATCGAACTTGCTGAGGGTGATCAGGAGAAATTAATAGCCTTCGCAAAACAGTTCAATGTTCAGGTCTGGTTGCAACCGGGTAACTCAAGTACGGCCTATCCATTATGGCCAAAGGATTCACGTCTGTATTACGCCATGCCGGAATATAATATTGAGCTGGATTTTCTACCCACCGACTTTACCCAGGTGAACTATGGCATTAACCACCAGATGGTGGCGCGGGCCATTGAGTTACTCGAGCTTAAACCTGAACACAATGTCCTGGACCTGTTTTGCGGTATCGGTAACTTCAGTCTGCCGCTGGCACGTAAGGCACGCAAGGTGGTCGGTATCGAAGGTAGTGAGGCCCTGGTAGCGCGGGCAAAAGAGAATGCCGAGCGTAATGGCATTATGAATGTTGACTACCTGGCAGCAGACCTGACAACCTATGTGCCATCGGCCGATGAGCCATCGGCCGATGAGCCTATTGATCGATTATTGCTTGACCCGTCACGTAGTGGTGCATGGGAAGTTGTTGAACGCATGAAAAAACTCAAACCGCAGAGGATTGTTTATGTCTCATGCAATATCGCAACCCTGGCGCGCGACGCCGGTGAACTGGTAGCCCATCAGGGTTATAAATTAGTCAGCGCCGGGATCATGGATATGTTTCCGCATACGGCGCATGTTGAATCGATTGCAGTCTTTGAACGGGTTAAATAA
- a CDS encoding 3'-5' exonuclease, translating into MNVFVFDIETVPDVESGRRLYDLDGLTDKEVANIMFHKRRQETGGSDFLRLHLQRIVAIAAVFRSGNAVKVWSLGESDADEKELIQHFFDGIEKFSPTLVSWNGGGFDLPVLNYRALLHGVSAPRYWETGDNDQSFRWNNYLSRYHSRHTDLMDVVAGYQPRANAPLDEIATMLGFPGKMGMDGSKVWDAFRNGEMAAIRNYCETDVLNTYLVYLRFELIRGNLLEAEYRAECALLREVLAHSTAGHLLEFERAWHAS; encoded by the coding sequence ATGAATGTGTTTGTCTTTGATATTGAAACCGTTCCCGATGTGGAAAGCGGTCGTCGCCTGTACGACCTGGATGGCTTGACCGATAAGGAAGTCGCCAACATTATGTTTCACAAGCGCCGCCAGGAGACTGGCGGTTCGGATTTCCTGCGTTTGCACCTGCAGCGCATTGTTGCGATCGCGGCGGTGTTTCGTTCCGGCAACGCGGTAAAGGTCTGGTCACTCGGTGAGAGTGACGCGGACGAAAAGGAATTGATCCAGCATTTCTTTGATGGCATCGAAAAATTCAGCCCGACACTGGTCTCATGGAATGGCGGGGGCTTTGACTTGCCGGTATTAAATTACCGTGCCTTGCTGCACGGCGTGAGTGCGCCGCGTTACTGGGAGACAGGGGATAATGATCAAAGTTTCCGTTGGAACAACTATCTCAGCCGTTATCATTCACGGCATACCGACCTGATGGACGTGGTGGCGGGTTACCAGCCGCGCGCCAATGCGCCACTGGATGAGATCGCGACCATGCTTGGTTTTCCCGGCAAGATGGGTATGGATGGCTCCAAGGTATGGGACGCCTTCCGCAATGGTGAGATGGCTGCCATCCGCAATTACTGTGAGACCGATGTATTGAATACGTATTTAGTTTACCTGCGCTTTGAATTGATTCGCGGCAATCTGCTTGAAGCAGAGTACAGGGCCGAGTGTGCGTTGCTGCGTGAAGTCTTGGCGCACTCCACAGCCGGGCACCTGCTTGAGTTTGAACGTGCCTGGCACGCATCCTGA
- the cysM gene encoding cysteine synthase CysM, with product MTYRTLEDFVGNTPLVRLQRLPGETSNTILVKLEGNNPAGSVKDRPALSMIRHAEARGDIKPGDTLVEATSGNTGIALAMAAAMKGYRMVLIMPEHMSIERRATMRAYGAEILLTPREGSMEAAIDLARKMEAEGQGKVLDQFSNPDNPLAHYEGTGPEIWRDTEQQVTHFVSAMGTTGTIMGTSRFLKEQDPAIQIVGVQPSEGSSIPGIRRWPKEYLPKIYEASRVDQIIDVTQEEAESTTRALAREEGIFAGISSGGAVAASLRLSQQLENAVIVSIICDRGDRYLSTDVFPAE from the coding sequence ATGACTTATCGAACACTTGAAGATTTTGTTGGCAATACGCCGCTGGTGCGCCTGCAACGCCTGCCGGGTGAGACCTCGAACACCATCCTCGTCAAGCTTGAGGGCAATAATCCCGCCGGTTCGGTCAAGGACCGGCCGGCGCTGAGCATGATCCGCCATGCCGAGGCGCGGGGGGATATTAAGCCAGGAGATACCTTGGTCGAGGCGACCAGTGGCAATACCGGCATTGCCCTGGCGATGGCCGCGGCGATGAAGGGCTATCGCATGGTGCTGATCATGCCCGAACACATGAGTATTGAGCGGCGGGCGACGATGCGGGCTTACGGCGCCGAGATCCTCCTTACCCCGCGTGAGGGCAGTATGGAGGCGGCCATCGACCTGGCCCGCAAGATGGAAGCCGAAGGCCAGGGCAAGGTATTAGACCAGTTCTCGAACCCGGATAACCCGCTGGCCCACTACGAGGGCACCGGTCCTGAAATATGGCGCGATACCGAGCAGCAGGTTACACATTTTGTCAGCGCCATGGGCACCACCGGTACCATTATGGGCACCTCGCGCTTTCTCAAGGAGCAGGACCCCGCTATCCAGATCGTCGGCGTGCAGCCGAGTGAGGGTTCATCGATCCCGGGGATCCGTCGCTGGCCGAAGGAATACCTGCCGAAGATCTACGAGGCCTCGCGAGTTGACCAGATCATTGATGTAACTCAAGAAGAGGCCGAGTCGACGACACGGGCACTGGCGAGAGAGGAGGGCATCTTTGCCGGTATCTCTTCCGGGGGTGCGGTGGCCGCCAGCCTGCGCCTGTCACAGCAGCTCGAAAATGCCGTGATTGTCAGCATCATCTGCGATCGTGGCGACCGTTATCTTTCCACCGACGTCTTTCCCGCCGAGTAA
- a CDS encoding Hpt domain-containing protein, with protein sequence METTTPIYDKDLSLQLAGGKPDLAEQMLGMLLRDLPQLCEQANVAAAANDNEALFRSVHKINGSTRYCGVPALGEAADELELEIKAGSTDITAAIQRLNEEAERLIALKKQ encoded by the coding sequence ATGGAAACAACTACACCAATCTACGATAAGGACCTGTCGCTGCAACTCGCCGGCGGCAAGCCCGATCTCGCCGAGCAAATGCTCGGCATGCTGCTTAGAGACTTGCCACAACTCTGTGAACAAGCCAATGTCGCCGCCGCCGCGAATGATAATGAGGCCCTGTTCCGCTCCGTGCACAAGATCAACGGCTCCACACGCTATTGCGGTGTACCAGCACTCGGCGAGGCCGCCGATGAACTTGAGTTAGAGATCAAGGCTGGAAGTACTGATATCACCGCCGCTATACAACGATTGAATGAAGAAGCAGAAAGGCTGATTGCTCTGAAAAAACAATAA
- the acpS gene encoding holo-ACP synthase, with amino-acid sequence MIFGVGTDIVRVGRMQDNLQEYGDKFAHRILSDNELSDFSASKSPAHFLAKRFAAKEATAKAMGIGFSRGMSLTHIGVGHDANGKPVLEFSARAEELCDELGIGEAYISIADEDDHAVAFVTLMTSATP; translated from the coding sequence GTGATCTTCGGTGTCGGCACTGACATCGTGCGCGTTGGGCGTATGCAGGATAACTTGCAGGAATATGGCGATAAGTTTGCCCACCGTATCCTTAGCGATAATGAGCTAAGCGATTTTTCCGCCAGCAAATCCCCTGCACACTTCCTCGCCAAGCGCTTCGCGGCCAAGGAGGCGACCGCCAAGGCCATGGGTATTGGTTTTAGTCGTGGTATGAGCCTGACGCATATCGGTGTCGGGCACGATGCCAATGGCAAGCCGGTGTTGGAATTTTCCGCACGGGCGGAAGAACTGTGTGATGAGTTGGGCATTGGTGAGGCGTATATCAGCATCGCCGATGAAGATGATCATGCGGTGGCGTTTGTAACTCTTATGACGTCGGCGACACCTTAG
- the pdxJ gene encoding pyridoxine 5'-phosphate synthase, whose translation MNEDYRVAQGTPHNNEILLGVNIDHVATLRQARGTTYPDPVQAAIESEQAGADAITLHLREDRRHIQERDVDILRGLLKTRMNLEMAVTDEMLLIAEKYRPQECCLVPERREELTTEGGLDVKGQLTRMREACLRLTEAGIRVSLFIDPDAAQIEAAAEVGAPVIEIHTGRFADAETETERQVEFERIRDAVDTGVKAGLHVNAGHGLHYENVQPIAALLDVRELNIGHAIIAHAVFNGLQASVREMKRLMVDARAQALASKAS comes from the coding sequence ATGAACGAGGACTATCGCGTGGCCCAAGGCACTCCGCATAATAATGAAATCCTGCTTGGTGTGAATATCGACCACGTCGCGACCCTGCGCCAGGCGCGAGGTACGACTTACCCCGATCCGGTTCAGGCCGCGATAGAATCCGAGCAGGCCGGTGCCGATGCTATTACCCTGCACCTGCGCGAAGACCGTCGGCATATCCAGGAACGTGATGTCGACATACTGCGCGGCCTATTAAAGACACGCATGAACCTGGAGATGGCTGTCACCGACGAGATGCTGCTCATCGCCGAGAAATATCGCCCTCAGGAGTGTTGCCTGGTGCCGGAACGTCGCGAGGAACTGACCACCGAAGGTGGCCTGGACGTGAAGGGCCAGTTGACCCGCATGCGTGAGGCCTGCCTGCGACTGACGGAGGCGGGCATACGGGTATCACTATTTATTGACCCCGATGCGGCGCAGATTGAGGCCGCCGCCGAGGTCGGTGCACCTGTGATCGAGATCCATACTGGACGCTTCGCCGATGCGGAAACTGAGACTGAACGCCAGGTCGAGTTTGAACGCATTCGTGATGCCGTTGATACGGGCGTGAAGGCCGGCCTGCATGTGAATGCCGGTCATGGCCTGCATTATGAAAATGTACAACCTATCGCAGCCCTGCTCGATGTGCGTGAGTTGAACATCGGTCATGCGATTATTGCCCATGCCGTGTTTAATGGTCTGCAGGCATCGGTGCGTGAAATGAAACGTCTCATGGTTGATGCGCGCGCGCAGGCACTTGCGAGTAAGGCCTCGTGA
- the recO gene encoding DNA repair protein RecO, whose product MRVDLQPAYVLHRRDFRNTSLIVEAFTPEFGRIGLVARGVRRPRSEKNALLQSFRPLLISWTGRGELYTLTQVEADSFVSPVNGVDYASCFYLNELLMRLLQRDDAHEEVYALYRQALQDIPLATTATASERVLRLFEKSLLQELGYGLMLECEADSGQVIDANGEYCYEPERGPVPRAIGRPASGPIISGQSLLSLARNELADATSLRDSKRLMRAILRQYLGDKPLQSRMLYNQAKPQSITE is encoded by the coding sequence ATGCGTGTTGACCTGCAGCCTGCCTATGTCCTGCATCGACGTGATTTTCGTAACACCAGTCTGATCGTCGAGGCCTTTACCCCCGAGTTTGGCCGTATCGGCCTGGTCGCCCGTGGTGTACGTCGTCCGCGTTCAGAGAAGAATGCCCTGTTGCAATCTTTCCGGCCCTTATTGATCTCCTGGACGGGCAGGGGCGAGCTTTACACCCTGACCCAGGTCGAGGCAGATAGTTTTGTCAGCCCGGTGAACGGGGTGGACTACGCAAGCTGTTTTTACCTGAATGAATTACTCATGCGCCTGTTGCAGCGTGATGATGCCCACGAGGAAGTCTATGCCTTGTATCGACAAGCTCTGCAGGATATCCCCTTAGCGACTACGGCAACCGCCAGTGAACGTGTCTTACGCCTGTTTGAGAAATCCTTACTACAGGAACTCGGTTATGGCTTGATGCTGGAGTGTGAGGCAGATAGCGGTCAAGTCATCGATGCGAACGGTGAATATTGTTATGAACCGGAGCGTGGCCCGGTGCCGCGAGCCATCGGTCGGCCCGCCTCGGGGCCGATCATCTCCGGGCAAAGCCTGTTGTCCCTGGCCCGTAATGAACTGGCCGATGCCACCAGCCTGCGTGACAGTAAACGCCTGATGCGGGCGATATTACGTCAATACCTCGGCGATAAACCTTTGCAAAGCCGAATGTTATATAATCAGGCTAAACCGCAATCCATCACTGAATGA
- the era gene encoding GTPase Era: protein MTELPATRCGYIALVGRPNVGKSTLLNRLIGQKLCITSRKPQTTRHRIMGIKTTNDVQYVFVDTPGMHVDNKHAMNRYLNRAATTTILDVDVIVFVIEAGGWTKDDELVLEKLKQADAPVVLAVNKVDRLTNKEALLPLLADLNEKMSFKDIIPLSATKGINIDVLEQQLATMLPHSEFFFAEDQITDRSMRFVAAELIREKLIRRLGKELPYALTVEIEEYKQDDGVLTIGAVIWVERPGQKAIVIGKGGAMLKEIGRQSREELEKMLETKVFVRLWVKVREGWSDDERALRSLGYSEDS from the coding sequence ATGACTGAGTTGCCCGCCACCCGCTGTGGATATATTGCCCTGGTTGGTCGTCCCAATGTAGGCAAGTCAACCCTGCTCAATCGTCTAATCGGACAAAAACTTTGCATTACCTCACGTAAGCCGCAAACGACACGTCACCGCATTATGGGTATAAAAACCACCAATGATGTGCAATATGTGTTTGTTGATACGCCGGGCATGCATGTCGATAACAAACATGCCATGAACCGTTACCTGAATCGTGCAGCGACTACGACCATTCTCGATGTGGATGTGATCGTCTTTGTTATCGAGGCCGGCGGCTGGACAAAAGATGATGAACTGGTACTGGAAAAACTCAAGCAGGCCGACGCACCGGTGGTGCTGGCGGTGAATAAGGTTGATCGGCTGACAAACAAGGAGGCCTTGTTACCGTTACTTGCCGACTTGAATGAGAAGATGTCATTCAAGGATATTATCCCCTTGTCAGCAACTAAGGGTATAAATATCGACGTGCTGGAGCAGCAACTGGCGACCATGTTGCCGCACTCGGAATTCTTTTTTGCTGAGGATCAGATCACCGATCGTAGTATGCGCTTTGTCGCCGCTGAGCTTATTCGTGAAAAACTGATACGTCGTCTGGGAAAGGAGTTGCCTTATGCCCTGACAGTTGAGATCGAAGAATACAAACAGGATGATGGGGTGCTGACGATAGGCGCGGTGATCTGGGTCGAACGCCCCGGGCAAAAGGCCATTGTGATCGGTAAAGGTGGTGCCATGCTCAAGGAGATCGGCCGCCAGTCACGCGAAGAACTGGAAAAGATGCTCGAGACCAAGGTCTTTGTGCGTCTCTGGGTCAAGGTGCGCGAAGGCTGGTCGGACGACGAGCGCGCCCTGCGTAGCCTGGGTTATTCGGAAGACAGTTAG
- the rnc gene encoding ribonuclease III produces MIASLDKLIRHLDYRFGDEGLLETALTHRSVTQNNNERLEFLGDAVLGMVIAEELFRRFPSASEGELSRLRASLVKGDTLAEVARSFELGDVIRLGQGELKSGGFRRKSILADAFEAILGAIYLDGGFENCRRIILKHFSSRIAMTSPETALKDPKTRLQEYLQASQQALPDYEVVDIAGEAHAQTFTVECRVEGEQAVRAQGSSRRKAEQAAASKILGAIVND; encoded by the coding sequence TTGATAGCATCGCTGGATAAGCTGATACGTCATCTTGATTATCGTTTTGGTGATGAAGGCCTGCTTGAAACGGCACTGACGCATCGCAGTGTCACCCAGAATAATAATGAACGCCTGGAGTTTCTCGGTGATGCGGTGCTGGGTATGGTGATAGCCGAAGAGTTGTTCAGGCGTTTTCCCAGTGCCAGCGAAGGGGAATTGAGCCGCCTGCGTGCCAGTCTGGTCAAGGGTGATACCCTGGCGGAGGTCGCCCGTTCTTTTGAACTGGGTGATGTGATCAGGCTTGGACAGGGTGAATTGAAAAGCGGTGGTTTTCGTCGCAAATCCATTCTTGCCGATGCCTTTGAGGCCATACTCGGCGCCATTTATCTGGATGGTGGTTTTGAAAACTGTCGTCGTATTATTCTCAAACACTTTTCCTCGCGCATAGCGATGACCTCACCTGAAACCGCGCTGAAGGATCCGAAGACACGTTTACAGGAATACCTTCAGGCCAGTCAGCAGGCCCTGCCGGATTATGAAGTGGTTGATATCGCCGGCGAGGCGCATGCGCAGACCTTTACGGTTGAATGCCGGGTGGAGGGGGAGCAGGCCGTGCGTGCACAGGGCAGTAGTCGCCGCAAGGCCGAGCAGGCCGCTGCCAGCAAGATACTGGGAGCTATCGTCAATGACTGA
- a CDS encoding DUF4845 domain-containing protein has protein sequence MQTLKKQQGVTGIGWLIILGLIAFFVLIGLRLFPIYIEKFSVVSSLESLKNEPQVTKKPKAEILRLITNRFQINDVKNATRKDITITQRGGVLTVSVKYDVKTKLFGPLSLIAEFDESVEVIGN, from the coding sequence ATGCAAACATTAAAAAAACAACAAGGTGTCACAGGTATCGGCTGGCTGATTATTCTTGGCCTGATAGCTTTTTTTGTGCTTATCGGCCTGCGTCTGTTCCCGATTTATATAGAAAAATTCAGTGTGGTCTCATCGCTTGAGTCGTTGAAGAACGAGCCCCAGGTGACGAAAAAGCCCAAGGCAGAAATTTTGCGCCTGATTACCAATCGTTTTCAGATTAACGATGTAAAGAATGCCACACGCAAGGATATCACCATTACCCAACGTGGGGGTGTGCTGACGGTATCGGTCAAATACGATGTAAAGACCAAACTCTTTGGCCCATTAAGCCTGATCGCCGAGTTTGATGAGTCTGTCGAGGTAATCGGTAATTGA
- the lepB gene encoding signal peptidase I, which produces MDFDFELLLVSLTAASGAIWALHRVFFAKAVTADIQSGKEAASEPVVVEYARSLFPVFFIVLLLRSFVAEPYEIPSGSMKPTLLVGDFIVVSKFSYGVRLPVIDTKLFDVDSPQRGDVMVFRYPRDNETNYIKRVVGLPGDHILYMNKMLYINNEPVSQETQAEVAGQCGGYKAIERVENLPGVAHRIYVCPQAPDRAYEFTVPEGQFLALGDNRDNSNDGRYWGYVPERNLVGRAKMIWFSSDASKGWFSGERIRWGRIGTSIK; this is translated from the coding sequence GTGGATTTTGATTTTGAGCTTTTATTGGTATCGCTAACCGCTGCAAGCGGGGCTATCTGGGCATTACATCGAGTGTTTTTTGCAAAGGCGGTTACGGCCGACATTCAGTCTGGAAAAGAGGCAGCGAGCGAGCCGGTTGTAGTCGAATATGCGCGCTCCTTGTTCCCGGTGTTTTTTATTGTGCTGCTGTTGCGCTCCTTTGTGGCCGAGCCCTACGAGATACCTTCGGGTTCGATGAAGCCAACGCTATTGGTGGGTGATTTTATTGTTGTCAGTAAATTCAGTTACGGGGTCCGTTTACCCGTCATTGATACAAAGCTCTTTGATGTCGACAGTCCCCAGCGCGGTGATGTGATGGTATTTCGCTATCCACGTGATAATGAAACCAATTACATCAAGCGTGTCGTAGGTCTACCGGGCGATCACATACTTTATATGAACAAAATGCTCTATATTAATAATGAGCCTGTCTCCCAGGAGACCCAGGCTGAGGTCGCGGGGCAGTGTGGTGGCTACAAGGCCATTGAACGTGTTGAAAATCTGCCCGGCGTGGCGCATCGGATCTACGTTTGCCCGCAGGCACCGGACCGTGCCTATGAGTTTACCGTACCCGAAGGGCAGTTTCTGGCGCTGGGTGACAATCGTGATAACAGTAACGATGGCCGTTACTGGGGTTACGTGCCCGAGAGGAACCTGGTTGGCAGGGCAAAGATGATTTGGTTCAGTTCCGATGCATCAAAGGGCTGGTTCTCCGGTGAGCGAATTCGCTGGGGTCGAATTGGTACATCTATAAAGTAA